One part of the Micrococcus sp. 2A genome encodes these proteins:
- the rpoZ gene encoding DNA-directed RNA polymerase subunit omega, which translates to MTEQYDGIVNPPIDSLLERVDSKYALVLFAAKRARQINAYYSQLHEGLFEYVGPLVDTSLNEKSLSISLREIESDLLVSREEQEPTPAADLAAEDFGDFSLPGDDDPFSLLEHSDAGQPVGDPAEIAEEGEQAEPEAGAPADEDAQES; encoded by the coding sequence GTGACCGAACAGTACGACGGCATCGTCAACCCGCCCATCGACTCCCTCCTGGAGCGGGTGGACTCGAAGTACGCCCTGGTGCTCTTCGCCGCCAAGCGCGCTCGCCAGATCAACGCCTACTACTCGCAGCTCCACGAGGGCCTCTTCGAGTACGTGGGTCCCCTTGTGGACACCTCCCTGAACGAGAAGTCCCTCTCCATCTCGCTGCGCGAGATCGAGTCGGACCTGCTGGTCTCCCGCGAGGAGCAGGAGCCCACCCCCGCGGCCGACCTCGCCGCCGAGGACTTCGGAGACTTCTCCCTCCCGGGCGACGACGACCCCTTCTCGCTCCTCGAGCACTCGGACGCCGGCCAGCCCGTGGGCGACCCCGCCGAGATCGCCGAGGAGGGCGAGCAGGCGGAGCCCGAGGCCGGCGCGCCGGCCGACGAGGACGCGCAGGAGTCCTGA
- the carB gene encoding carbamoyl-phosphate synthase large subunit: protein MPKRTDLKSVLVIGSGPIVIGQAAEFDYSGTQAIRVLKEEGIRVVLVNSNPATIMTDPELADATYVEPITPEVVAKIIEKERPDAVLPTLGGQTALNTAIALDRDGVLERYGVELIGANIAAIELGENREKFKGVVERSGGESARSHIVHTMEEALAAVEDLKYPVVVRPSFTMGGLGSGMAYDEADLHRICGQGLQYSPTSEVLLEESILGWKEYELEMMRDRNDNVVVVCSIENVDPVGVHTGDSITVAPAMTLTDREYQKLRDISINVIREVGVDTGGCNIQFAVNPEDGRVVVIEMNPRVSRSSALASKATGFAIAKIATKLALGYTMDEIPNDITRKTPASFEPVLDYVVVKVPRFAFEKFPAADPTLTTTMKSVGEAMAIGRNFTEALQKALRSLEQKGSELAFDRDADPKALLERARTATTQRLAQTQQALYAGATLEEAFEATAIDPWFLDQFMLVNEVADEVRTAEQLTEDLLRRAKRHGFSDEQIGRLRHMDPDVVRGVRHALGVRPVFKTVDTCAAEFEAFTPYRYSSYDLETEVTPHEGKSVVILGSGPNRIGQGIEFDYSCVHATMALRGAGYETVMVNCNPETVSTDYDISDRLYFEPLTLEDVLEVIAAEEASGGVLGVFVQLGGQTPLKLAQQLADAGVPVLGTSPAAIDLAEHRGEFARVLDAAGLISPKNGTAVSFEDAKRVADEIGYPVLVRPSYVLGGRGMEIVYTEEALAHYVTHATEITPDKPMLVDRFLEDAIEIDVDALFDGTELYLGGVMEHIEEAGIHSGDSACVLPPVTLGPDVVERVHRATRLIAEGVGVRGLINIQFALASDILYVIEANPRASRTVPFVSKATGVQLAKAAALIGVGRSIADLQDAGVLPTAYDGGSLPLGASVAVKEAVLPFTRFRTREGRVVDSLLGPEMRSTGEVMGIDKYFDTAFAKSQAAAGGPLPTQGRVFVSVANRDKRAVVGQAKRLVDLGFQVVSTGGTAEVLRRNGIPAETVAKIAEAGREDGVGTVLEQLHAGTVDLVLNTPSGGDARTDGYEIRAAATSLGVPVITTVAEFAACLQAIEAMRTYEWSVTSLQEHDERLHQAVRAGASA from the coding sequence ATGCCCAAGCGCACCGACCTGAAGTCCGTCCTGGTCATCGGCTCCGGCCCCATCGTGATCGGCCAGGCCGCGGAGTTCGACTACTCCGGCACGCAGGCCATCCGCGTGCTCAAGGAGGAGGGGATCCGCGTGGTCCTCGTCAACTCCAACCCGGCCACGATCATGACCGACCCCGAGCTGGCCGACGCCACCTACGTCGAGCCCATCACGCCCGAGGTGGTCGCCAAGATCATCGAGAAGGAGCGTCCGGACGCCGTCCTGCCCACCCTGGGCGGGCAGACCGCGCTGAACACCGCGATCGCCCTCGACAGGGACGGCGTGCTGGAGCGGTACGGCGTGGAGCTCATCGGCGCCAACATCGCCGCGATCGAGCTCGGCGAGAACCGCGAGAAGTTCAAGGGCGTCGTGGAGCGCTCCGGCGGCGAGTCCGCGCGCTCGCACATCGTGCACACGATGGAGGAGGCCCTCGCCGCCGTCGAGGACCTGAAGTACCCCGTGGTGGTGCGCCCGTCCTTCACGATGGGCGGGCTCGGCTCCGGCATGGCCTACGACGAGGCCGACCTGCACCGCATCTGCGGGCAGGGCCTGCAGTACAGCCCGACCTCCGAGGTGCTCCTCGAGGAGTCGATCCTCGGCTGGAAGGAGTACGAGCTCGAGATGATGCGCGACCGCAACGACAACGTCGTGGTGGTCTGCTCGATCGAGAACGTCGACCCCGTGGGCGTGCACACCGGCGACTCGATCACCGTGGCCCCGGCCATGACGCTCACGGACCGCGAGTACCAGAAGCTGCGCGACATCTCCATCAACGTCATCCGCGAGGTCGGCGTGGACACGGGCGGCTGCAACATCCAGTTCGCCGTGAACCCGGAGGACGGCCGCGTCGTCGTCATCGAGATGAACCCCCGCGTGTCCCGCTCCTCGGCGCTGGCCTCGAAGGCCACCGGCTTCGCGATCGCCAAGATCGCCACGAAGCTGGCCCTGGGCTACACGATGGACGAGATCCCCAACGACATCACCCGCAAGACGCCCGCCTCCTTCGAGCCGGTGCTCGACTACGTGGTGGTGAAGGTCCCGCGCTTCGCGTTCGAGAAGTTCCCCGCCGCGGACCCCACGCTCACCACCACCATGAAGTCCGTGGGCGAGGCCATGGCCATCGGCCGCAACTTCACGGAGGCGCTCCAGAAGGCGCTGCGCTCCCTCGAGCAGAAGGGCTCCGAGCTCGCCTTCGACCGGGACGCGGATCCGAAGGCCCTCCTCGAGCGGGCCCGCACCGCCACCACGCAGCGCCTCGCCCAGACCCAGCAGGCCCTGTACGCCGGCGCCACGCTCGAGGAGGCCTTCGAGGCCACCGCGATCGACCCGTGGTTCCTGGACCAGTTCATGCTGGTCAACGAGGTCGCCGACGAGGTCCGCACCGCGGAGCAGCTCACGGAGGACCTGCTGCGCCGCGCGAAGCGGCACGGCTTCTCGGACGAGCAGATCGGCCGCCTGCGCCACATGGACCCCGACGTGGTCCGCGGCGTCCGCCACGCCCTCGGCGTCCGGCCCGTGTTCAAGACCGTGGACACGTGCGCCGCCGAGTTCGAGGCGTTCACGCCCTACCGCTACTCGTCCTACGACCTCGAGACCGAGGTGACCCCGCACGAGGGGAAGTCCGTGGTCATCCTCGGCTCGGGCCCCAACCGCATCGGCCAGGGCATCGAGTTCGACTACTCGTGCGTGCACGCCACCATGGCGCTGCGTGGGGCCGGGTACGAGACCGTCATGGTCAACTGCAACCCCGAGACCGTCTCCACGGACTACGACATCTCGGACCGCCTGTACTTCGAGCCGCTCACCCTCGAGGACGTCCTCGAGGTCATCGCGGCGGAGGAGGCCTCCGGCGGCGTGCTGGGCGTCTTCGTCCAGCTCGGCGGCCAGACCCCGCTCAAGCTCGCCCAGCAGCTCGCCGACGCCGGCGTGCCGGTCCTCGGCACCTCCCCGGCGGCGATCGACCTCGCCGAGCACCGCGGGGAGTTCGCCCGCGTGCTCGACGCGGCCGGGCTGATCTCCCCGAAGAACGGCACCGCGGTGTCCTTCGAGGACGCCAAGCGCGTGGCGGACGAGATCGGCTACCCCGTGCTGGTCCGCCCGTCCTACGTGCTCGGCGGCCGCGGCATGGAGATCGTCTACACGGAGGAGGCGCTGGCGCACTACGTGACGCACGCGACCGAGATCACCCCGGACAAGCCGATGCTCGTGGACCGCTTCCTCGAGGACGCGATCGAGATCGACGTCGACGCGCTGTTCGACGGCACGGAGCTCTACCTCGGCGGCGTCATGGAGCACATCGAGGAGGCCGGCATCCACTCCGGCGACTCGGCGTGCGTGCTCCCGCCCGTGACCCTCGGCCCGGACGTGGTGGAGCGCGTGCACCGCGCCACCCGGCTGATCGCCGAGGGCGTGGGCGTGCGCGGCCTCATCAACATCCAGTTCGCGCTGGCCTCGGACATCCTCTACGTCATCGAGGCGAACCCCCGCGCGTCCCGCACGGTGCCGTTCGTGTCCAAGGCCACGGGCGTGCAGCTGGCCAAGGCCGCCGCGCTCATCGGCGTGGGCCGCTCGATCGCGGACCTCCAGGACGCGGGCGTCCTGCCCACGGCCTACGACGGCGGCTCGCTCCCCCTGGGCGCGTCCGTCGCGGTCAAGGAGGCCGTCCTGCCCTTCACCCGCTTCCGGACCAGGGAGGGGCGCGTCGTCGACTCGCTGCTCGGCCCGGAGATGCGCTCGACCGGCGAGGTCATGGGCATCGACAAGTACTTCGACACGGCCTTCGCCAAGTCCCAGGCCGCCGCGGGCGGCCCGCTGCCCACCCAGGGCCGCGTGTTCGTCTCGGTGGCCAACCGGGACAAGCGGGCCGTCGTCGGGCAGGCCAAGCGCCTCGTGGACCTGGGCTTCCAGGTCGTGTCCACGGGCGGCACCGCCGAGGTGCTGCGCCGCAACGGGATCCCCGCGGAGACCGTGGCGAAGATCGCGGAGGCCGGACGCGAGGACGGCGTGGGCACGGTGCTCGAGCAGCTGCACGCCGGCACCGTGGACCTGGTGCTCAACACGCCTTCGGGCGGCGACGCCCGCACGGACGGCTACGAGATCCGCGCGGCCGCGACCTCGCTGGGCGTGCCGGTGATCACGACCGTCGCCGAGTTCGCGGCGTGCCTGCAGGCCATCGAGGCGATGCGCACCTACGAGTGGAGCGTGACCTCCCTCCAGGAGCACGACGAGCGCCTCCATCAGGCCGTGCGCGCCGGGGCGTCCGCGTGA
- a CDS encoding bifunctional phosphopantothenoylcysteine decarboxylase/phosphopantothenate synthase, with translation MEIVLGVGGGIAAYKSALLLRLMTEAGHGVTVVPTPSALKFVGAPTWEALSGRPVRTDTFEAVDVVNHVRVGRSADLVVVAPATADLLARTAAGLAPDLLGNVLLTATCPVVLAPAMHTEMWHHPATRANTALLRERGVTVVEPASGRLTGRDSGPGRLPEPEDIWAAAQAAAIAAPARDREAAVTAPSASTSAASGESAPHGPLAGRTVVITAGGTREPLDPVRYLGNRSSGKQGVALAEAALAAGARVRFIGAAMSVAPPAGADVTRVESTQELLDAVLSQAADTDVLIMAAAVADFRPAQVAEAKIKKTDDGGAPTIVLERTPDVLATAVRTRAAGESMAPVIVGFAAETGDATSSVLDYGRAKLARKGCEMLVVNEVGTDKVFGQDLTEVTVLFADGRAPLHRAGTKAEAAGVVIEAVAAEVAAGP, from the coding sequence ATGGAGATCGTGCTGGGGGTCGGCGGCGGCATCGCCGCGTACAAGTCCGCCCTCCTGCTGCGTCTCATGACGGAGGCGGGCCACGGCGTCACCGTGGTCCCCACGCCGAGCGCACTGAAGTTCGTGGGCGCCCCCACGTGGGAGGCCCTCTCGGGGCGACCCGTGCGGACGGACACGTTCGAGGCCGTGGACGTGGTCAACCACGTCCGGGTGGGCCGTTCGGCCGACCTGGTGGTGGTGGCCCCGGCCACGGCCGACCTGCTCGCGCGCACCGCGGCCGGGCTCGCGCCTGACCTGCTGGGGAATGTGCTGCTCACGGCCACCTGCCCCGTGGTGCTGGCCCCGGCCATGCACACGGAGATGTGGCACCACCCCGCCACGCGGGCCAACACGGCCCTGCTGCGCGAGCGCGGCGTGACCGTGGTGGAGCCGGCGTCCGGCCGGCTCACCGGCCGGGACTCCGGCCCCGGCCGCCTGCCCGAGCCCGAGGACATCTGGGCCGCCGCCCAGGCCGCGGCCATCGCCGCGCCCGCCAGGGACCGTGAGGCGGCCGTGACCGCCCCGTCGGCGTCCACGTCCGCCGCGTCGGGCGAGTCAGCCCCGCACGGCCCCCTGGCCGGGCGCACCGTCGTGATCACGGCCGGCGGCACCCGCGAGCCGCTCGATCCCGTGCGTTATCTCGGGAACCGCTCCTCCGGCAAGCAGGGCGTGGCCCTCGCCGAGGCCGCCCTGGCCGCGGGGGCGCGCGTGCGCTTCATCGGCGCCGCCATGTCCGTCGCGCCGCCTGCGGGCGCCGACGTCACCCGGGTCGAGTCCACGCAGGAGCTGCTCGACGCCGTCCTGTCCCAGGCCGCGGACACCGACGTGCTCATCATGGCCGCCGCCGTCGCGGACTTCCGTCCGGCGCAGGTGGCCGAGGCCAAGATCAAGAAGACGGACGACGGCGGCGCTCCGACCATCGTCCTGGAGCGCACCCCGGACGTGCTCGCCACGGCCGTCCGCACGCGCGCCGCAGGGGAGTCCATGGCCCCCGTGATCGTGGGCTTCGCCGCGGAGACCGGGGACGCCACGTCGTCCGTGCTCGACTACGGCCGCGCGAAGCTGGCCCGCAAGGGCTGCGAGATGCTCGTGGTCAACGAGGTCGGGACGGACAAGGTGTTCGGCCAGGACCTCACGGAGGTCACGGTGCTCTTCGCGGACGGGCGCGCGCCGCTGCACCGCGCGGGGACCAAGGCGGAGGCGGCCGGAGTCGTCATCGAGGCCGTGGCAGCCGAGGTGGCCGCGGGCCCCTGA
- the metK gene encoding methionine adenosyltransferase, whose product MTDAAQQSPSRPTEPYRGVSGGDLRLFTSESVTAGHPDKICDQISDAILDAILAADPSAKVAVETLTTTGLVQVAGEVNTSAYVEIPKLVRETILDIGYDSSANGFDGAQCGVSISIGQQSSDIFAGVSRSLEAREYGSADVDDEQGAGDQGIMFGYATDETPTLMPMPIHLAHRLSERLTKVRQQEHSPMPYLLPDGKTQVTVGYDAEHVPRTVETVVVSTQHHDVVSQEQLRRDVEEHVIRPIIDLSGLDASDTRVIVNPGGKFVIGGPVGDAGLTGRKIIVDTYGGMARHGGGAFSGKDPSKVDRSAAYALRWVAKNVVAAGLAKRAEFQVAYAIGSARPVGLYVETFGTGAVSHQTIIDAVNAVFDLRPSAIVKQLNLLRPIYRRTAAHGHFGREEADFTWERTDRVEELRRAAGV is encoded by the coding sequence ATGACCGACGCCGCCCAGCAGAGCCCCTCACGACCCACCGAGCCGTACCGCGGGGTGAGCGGCGGTGACCTCCGCCTCTTCACCTCCGAGTCCGTCACGGCCGGGCACCCGGACAAGATCTGCGACCAGATCTCGGACGCCATCCTGGACGCCATCCTCGCCGCGGACCCGTCCGCGAAGGTGGCCGTCGAGACGCTCACCACCACGGGGCTCGTCCAGGTGGCCGGCGAGGTCAACACGTCCGCGTACGTGGAGATCCCGAAGCTCGTGCGCGAGACCATCCTGGACATCGGCTACGACTCCTCGGCCAACGGCTTCGACGGCGCCCAGTGCGGCGTCAGCATCTCCATCGGCCAGCAGTCCTCGGACATCTTCGCCGGGGTCTCCCGCTCGCTCGAGGCGCGTGAGTACGGCTCCGCGGACGTCGACGACGAGCAGGGCGCGGGAGACCAGGGCATCATGTTCGGCTACGCCACGGACGAGACCCCCACGCTCATGCCGATGCCCATCCACCTGGCGCACCGCCTCTCCGAGCGGCTGACGAAGGTGCGCCAGCAGGAGCATTCGCCCATGCCGTACCTGCTGCCCGACGGGAAGACGCAGGTCACCGTGGGGTACGACGCGGAGCACGTGCCCCGCACGGTCGAGACCGTGGTGGTCTCCACCCAGCACCACGACGTCGTCTCCCAGGAGCAGCTGCGCCGCGACGTCGAGGAGCACGTGATCCGTCCGATCATCGACCTCTCCGGCCTCGACGCCTCGGACACGCGCGTCATCGTGAACCCCGGCGGCAAGTTCGTCATCGGCGGGCCCGTGGGCGACGCCGGCCTGACGGGCCGCAAGATCATCGTCGACACCTACGGCGGCATGGCCCGCCACGGCGGCGGGGCCTTCTCGGGCAAGGACCCGTCGAAGGTGGACCGCTCCGCGGCCTACGCGCTGCGCTGGGTGGCCAAGAACGTGGTGGCCGCAGGGCTCGCGAAGCGCGCCGAGTTCCAGGTGGCCTATGCCATCGGCTCCGCCCGTCCCGTGGGGCTCTACGTGGAGACCTTCGGCACGGGCGCCGTCTCCCACCAGACGATCATCGACGCTGTGAACGCGGTCTTCGACCTGCGACCCTCGGCCATCGTGAAGCAGCTCAACCTGCTGCGCCCCATCTACCGTCGCACGGCGGCGCACGGCCACTTCGGCCGCGAAGAGGCGGACTTCACGTGGGAGCGCACGGACCGGGTGGAAGAGCTGCGCCGCGCCGCCGGCGTCTGA
- the mihF gene encoding integration host factor, actinobacterial type, with amino-acid sequence MALRELSTAERAEARSKALEARQARAALKASFAEGEVTLHDVFERADADPAIARLRTVDLLQALPGVGEVRAQTVMEACEISAPRRLRGLGRRQREALIAYIGR; translated from the coding sequence ATGGCACTGCGGGAACTCAGCACGGCCGAGCGGGCCGAGGCGCGCTCGAAGGCACTCGAGGCGCGGCAGGCGCGTGCCGCGCTGAAGGCCTCGTTCGCGGAGGGCGAGGTCACCCTCCATGATGTCTTCGAGCGCGCGGACGCCGATCCGGCGATCGCCCGGCTGCGCACCGTGGACCTGCTCCAGGCGCTCCCCGGCGTGGGGGAGGTCCGCGCCCAGACCGTCATGGAGGCGTGCGAGATCTCCGCGCCGCGGCGCCTCAGGGGACTGGGCCGGCGCCAGCGCGAGGCGCTGATCGCCTATATTGGCCGGTGA
- the carA gene encoding glutamine-hydrolyzing carbamoyl-phosphate synthase small subunit has protein sequence MSTPTPGTAAGTDDRALLVLEDGSVHRGRAYGARGTTLGEAVFTTGMTGYQETLTDPSYARQIVVQTAPHIGNTGVNDEDRESRAMWVAGYVVRDAARRPSNWRAERSLDEELTAQGIVGIQGVDTRAITRLLRSSGAMRAGIFSGADAQRPEAELLAEVRAAPAMEGARLAETVTAESGYVVEPADHGWEGEPIATVAALDLGIKAATPRHLAARGIRVHVLPATAGFAEIQAVEPDGVFLSNGPGDPATADAQVETLRRVLDAELPYFGICFGNQIFGRALGFGTYKLPFGHRGPNQPVMDKATGRVEITSQNHGFAVDAPIGEVVQAPEARYGRVEVSHWSLNDDVVEGLRLVDRPAFSVQFHPEAAAGPHDSLGLFDRFAAMLAERRSAGAPAAATPSATPEGA, from the coding sequence ATGAGCACCCCGACCCCCGGCACCGCCGCCGGCACCGACGACCGCGCCCTCCTCGTCCTCGAGGACGGCTCCGTGCACCGGGGCCGGGCCTACGGCGCGCGCGGCACCACCCTCGGCGAGGCCGTCTTCACCACCGGCATGACCGGCTACCAGGAGACCCTGACCGACCCCTCCTACGCCCGCCAGATCGTGGTCCAGACCGCTCCGCACATCGGCAACACCGGCGTCAACGACGAGGACCGCGAGTCCCGCGCCATGTGGGTGGCCGGCTACGTGGTGCGCGACGCCGCCCGCCGCCCCTCCAACTGGCGTGCCGAGCGCTCCCTCGACGAGGAGCTCACGGCGCAGGGGATCGTCGGCATCCAGGGCGTGGACACCCGGGCGATCACGCGCCTGCTGCGCAGTTCGGGCGCCATGCGCGCCGGCATCTTCTCCGGTGCGGACGCGCAGCGCCCCGAGGCGGAGCTGCTCGCCGAGGTCCGCGCTGCCCCGGCCATGGAGGGCGCGCGCCTCGCCGAGACGGTCACGGCGGAGTCCGGCTACGTCGTCGAGCCCGCCGACCACGGCTGGGAGGGGGAGCCGATCGCCACGGTCGCCGCCCTCGACCTCGGCATCAAGGCCGCCACCCCTCGCCACCTGGCCGCTCGCGGCATCCGCGTGCACGTGCTGCCCGCCACCGCCGGCTTCGCCGAGATCCAGGCGGTCGAGCCGGACGGCGTGTTCCTCTCCAACGGTCCCGGCGACCCCGCCACCGCCGACGCGCAGGTGGAGACCCTGCGCCGGGTGCTGGACGCGGAGCTGCCCTACTTCGGCATCTGCTTCGGCAACCAGATCTTCGGCCGCGCCCTGGGCTTCGGCACCTACAAGCTGCCGTTCGGCCACCGCGGCCCCAACCAGCCCGTCATGGACAAGGCCACCGGCCGCGTGGAGATCACCTCGCAGAACCACGGCTTCGCCGTCGACGCGCCCATCGGCGAGGTCGTTCAGGCCCCCGAGGCCCGCTACGGCCGCGTCGAGGTCTCCCACTGGTCCCTCAACGACGACGTCGTGGAGGGGCTGCGCCTGGTCGACCGGCCCGCGTTCTCCGTGCAGTTCCACCCCGAGGCCGCCGCGGGTCCGCACGACTCGCTGGGCCTGTTCGACCGCTTCGCCGCCATGCTCGCCGAGCGCCGCTCCGCCGGCGCGCCGGCCGCGGCCACCCCGTCCGCCACCCCCGAAGGAGCCTGA
- the pyrF gene encoding orotidine-5'-phosphate decarboxylase, whose amino-acid sequence MSEECAARASRTPFGRRLADAMAAAGPLCLGVDPHPVLLRAWGLPDTAAGLESFSLTALEAAAGGECPRVAALKPQVALYERHGSAGFAALERLLSEARAAGVLTIADAKRGDIGSTMAGYAAAWLEDASPLAADAVTLSPYLGFGTLTAAAETAHAAGRGVFVLALTSNPEGRDVQHVGAGEEGGAVARRITEAAAELNARLAAPGEWGPVGLVVGATVAEEAARLNMRLEDVGGPLLAPGFGAQGATAAGMRAGFGPAWPQVLATSSRGILAAGPTLAGLIASLEQSRADLGG is encoded by the coding sequence GTGAGCGAGGAGTGCGCCGCACGGGCCTCGCGCACGCCGTTCGGGCGGCGCCTCGCCGACGCCATGGCGGCGGCCGGGCCGCTGTGCCTGGGCGTGGACCCGCATCCCGTCCTGCTGCGTGCGTGGGGGCTGCCGGACACGGCCGCGGGCCTGGAGTCCTTCTCCCTCACCGCCCTCGAGGCCGCCGCGGGCGGCGAGTGCCCGCGCGTCGCGGCCCTGAAGCCCCAGGTGGCCCTGTACGAGCGCCACGGATCGGCCGGCTTCGCGGCCCTCGAGCGGCTCCTCTCCGAGGCCCGGGCCGCGGGCGTGCTCACCATCGCGGACGCCAAGCGGGGGGACATCGGCTCCACGATGGCGGGCTACGCCGCCGCGTGGCTCGAGGACGCCTCCCCGCTGGCCGCCGACGCGGTGACCCTGAGCCCGTATCTGGGCTTCGGGACGCTGACCGCCGCCGCGGAGACCGCGCACGCCGCCGGACGCGGCGTGTTCGTGCTCGCGCTCACCTCGAACCCCGAGGGTCGCGACGTGCAGCATGTGGGCGCGGGGGAGGAGGGCGGCGCCGTCGCGCGACGGATCACGGAGGCCGCCGCCGAGCTCAACGCCCGGCTGGCCGCACCCGGCGAGTGGGGGCCCGTGGGGCTCGTCGTCGGGGCGACCGTCGCCGAGGAGGCCGCGCGACTGAACATGCGGCTCGAGGACGTGGGCGGCCCGTTGCTGGCGCCCGGCTTCGGCGCCCAGGGCGCCACGGCCGCGGGCATGCGCGCGGGCTTCGGCCCGGCGTGGCCGCAGGTGCTGGCGACGTCCTCCCGCGGCATCCTCGCGGCGGGGCCGACCCTGGCGGGCCTGATCGCCTCCCTCGAGCAGAGTCGCGCTGACCTGGGTGGATGA
- the gmk gene encoding guanylate kinase — protein sequence MTELNDQGPVPAIPAARTAVVAPGPGVTVLAGPTAVGKGTVSAYVRDHFPQAWLSVSATTRPARPGEQEGVHYFFTSPEEFDELVERDQMLEWAVVHGLNRYGTRRDRVEEAVAAGRHVLLEIDLQGARQVRRSMPDATFVFLAPPSWDELVSRLVGRGTEGTEEQRRRLDTARLELAAEPEFDAVVVNDTVERAADELVRLMGLDPERRSPQA from the coding sequence GTGACCGAGCTGAACGACCAGGGCCCGGTGCCCGCCATCCCCGCCGCGCGGACCGCCGTCGTCGCCCCCGGCCCCGGCGTGACCGTGCTGGCCGGGCCCACCGCCGTGGGCAAGGGCACCGTCTCCGCCTACGTCCGGGACCACTTCCCGCAGGCCTGGCTCTCGGTCTCCGCCACCACCCGCCCGGCCCGGCCGGGCGAGCAGGAGGGGGTGCACTACTTCTTCACCTCGCCCGAGGAGTTCGACGAGCTGGTGGAGCGGGACCAGATGCTCGAGTGGGCCGTGGTGCACGGGCTCAACCGCTACGGCACGCGGCGGGACCGCGTCGAGGAGGCCGTGGCGGCCGGACGCCACGTGCTCCTCGAGATCGACCTCCAAGGTGCCCGCCAGGTGCGGCGGTCGATGCCGGACGCCACCTTCGTGTTCCTCGCCCCGCCGAGCTGGGACGAGCTGGTGTCCCGGCTCGTCGGGCGCGGCACCGAGGGGACCGAGGAACAGCGGCGCCGTCTGGATACGGCTAGACTGGAGCTCGCCGCGGAACCCGAGTTCGACGCCGTCGTCGTGAACGACACCGTCGAGCGGGCCGCCGATGAACTGGTGAGACTCATGGGGCTGGACCCCGAGCGCCGTTCGCCCCAGGCCTAG